In the Theobroma cacao cultivar B97-61/B2 chromosome 1, Criollo_cocoa_genome_V2, whole genome shotgun sequence genome, one interval contains:
- the LOC18611629 gene encoding uncharacterized protein LOC18611629, which produces MEKNGDAKIQDSEPPTPHSVVKMGLRDRTSSMEDPDGTLASVAQCIEQLRQSSSSVQEKEHSLRQLLELIDTRENAFSAVGSHSQAVPVLVSLLRSGSVGVKIQAASVLGSLCKENELRVKVLLGGCIPPLLGLLKSSSSEGQIAAAKTIYAVSQGGAKDHVGSKIFSTEGVVPVLWKLLHNGLKTGDLVDNLLTGALKNLSSSTEGFWSATVQAGGVDILVKLLTTGQSSTQANVCFLLACMMMEDASVCSKVLAAEATKQLLKLIGPGNEAPVRAEAAGALKSLSAQCKEARREIANSNGIPALITATIAPSKEFMQGEYAQALQENAMCALANISGGLSYVISSLGQSLESCSSPAQTADTLGALASALMIYDSKAESTRASDPLVIEQTLVNQFQPRLPFLVQERTIEALASLYGNTILSIKLANSDAKRLLVGLITMATNEVQEELIRTLLTLCNNEGSLWRALQGREGVQLLISLLGLSSEQQQECAVALLCLLSNENDESKWAITAAGGIPPLVQILETGSVKAKEDSALILKNLCNHSEDIRACVESADAVPALLWLLKNGSPNGKEIAAKTLNHLIHKSDTATISQLSALLTSDLPESKVYVLDALRSMLSVVPFHDILRDGSAANDAIETMIKILSSTKEETQAKSASALAGIFETRKDLRESNIAVKTLWSVMKLLNVESENILAESCHCLAAVFLSIKENRDVAAVARDAMTPLVALADSSVLEVAEQAVCALANLILDTEVSETAIAEQIILPSTRVLREGTVSGKTYAAAAIARLLHSRQIDYAITDCVNRAGTVLALVSFLESARGGSVATAEALDALAIVSRSEGASGQIKPTWAVLAEFPKCISPIVSSIVDATPLLQDKAIEILSRLCRDQPVVLGDTVASISECIPSIARRVISSSNLKVKIGGTALLICAAKVNHHRVVEDLNQSNSSTHLIQSLVSMLGSGETPLANPQVDNEDAISICRHAKEEARNGELDTGTAVISGANLAIWLLSVLACHDEKSKIAIMEAGAVEVVTERISQRSSQYAQIDFKEDNSIWICALLLAILFQDRDIIRAHATMKSVPVLANLVKSEVLANRYFAAQAMASLVCNGSRGTLLSVANSGAAGGLISLLGCADVDIEELLELSEEFALVRYPDQVALERLFRVEDIRVGATSRKAIPALVDLLKPIPDRPGAPYLALGLLTQLAKDCPSNKIVMVESGALEALTKYLSLSPQDATEEAATDLLGILFSSAEIRRHEAAFGAVSQLVAVLRLGGRAARYSAAKALESLFSADHIRNAETARQAVQPLVEILNTGMEKEQHAAIAALVRLLSENPSRALAVADVEMNAVDVLCRILSSNCSMELKGDAAELCCVLFVNTRIRSTMAAARCVEPLVSLLVTEFSPAQHSVVRALDKLVDDEQLAELVAAHGAVIPLVGLLYGNNYMLHEAISRALVKLGKDRPACKMEMVKAGVIESILDILHEAPDFLCAAFAELLRILTNNATIAKGPSAAKVVEPLFQLLSRPEFGPDGQHSALQVLVNILEHPHCRADYTLTSHQAIEPLIPLLDSPAPAVQQLAAELLSHLLLEEHLQRDAVTQQVIGPLIRILGSGIHILQQRAVKALVSIALTCPNEIAKEGGVNELSKVILQADPSLPHALWESAASVLASILQFSSEFYLEVPVAVLVRLLRSGSEGTVVGALNALLVLESDDGTSAEAMAESGAIEALLELLRSHQCEETAARLLEVLLNNVKIRETKATKTAIVPLSQYLLDPQTQAQQARLLATLALGDLFQNEALARTADAVSACRALVNVLEDQPTEEMKVVAICALQNLVMYSRSNKRAVAEAGGVQVVLDLIGSSDPETSVQAAMFVKLLFSNHTIQEYASSETVRAITAAIEKDLWATGTVNEEYLKALNSLFSNFPRLRATEPATLSIPHLVTSLKSGSEATQEAALDALFLLRQAWSACPAEVSRAQSVAAADAIPLLQYLIQSGPPRFQEKAEFLLQCLPGTLVVIIKRGNNMKQSVGNPSVFCKLTLGNNPPRQTKVVSTGPNPEWDESFSWTFESPPKGQKLHISCKNKSKMGKSSFGKVTIQIDRVVMLGAVAGEYTLLPESKSGPSRNLEIEFQWSNK; this is translated from the exons ATG GAAAAAAATGGAGATGCTAAAATTCAAGATTCGGAGCCCCCAACTCCACATTCAGTTGTAAAAATGGGTTTGAG GGATCGCACAAGTAGCATGGAGGATCCAGATGGGACATTGGCAAGTGTTGCACAATGCATTGAACAGTTGCGGCAGAGTTCCTCATCTGTCCAAGAGAAAGAGCATTCCTTGAGGCAATTGTTGGAACTCATCGACACACGTGAAAATGCTTTTAGCGCTGTTGGATCTCACTCTCAGGCAGTTCCAGTTCTTGTCTCTCTTCTCCGATCAGGATCAGTTGGAGTGAAAATTCAGGCTGCAAGTGTCTTAGGCTCGCTTTGTAAGGAGAATGAACTAAGGGTTAAAGTCTTGCTTGGGGGTTGCATACCACCATTACTTGGTCTCCTCAAGTCCAGCTCATCAGAAGGTCAAATTGCTGCTGCTAAGACCATCTATGCTGTTTCACAAGGTGGTGCTAAAGATCATGTTGGATCAAAGATTTTTTCGACTGAGGGAGTTGTGCCAGTGCTTTGGAAGCTGCTACATAATGGGCTCAAGACAGGAGACTTGGTTGATAACTTATTGACTGGAGCATTGAAAAACCTCTCAAGCAGCACGGAGGGATTTTGGTCTGCAACAGTACAGGCTGGAGGAGTTGATATACTTGTTAAGTTGCTCACAACCGGACAGTCAAGCACTCAAGCTAACGTATGCTTTCTTCTTGCGTGTATGATGATGGAGGATGCATCTGTTTGTTCTAAGGTATTGGCTGCCGAAGCTACAAAACAATTGCTCAAACTAATAGGACCTGGTAATGAAGCCCCTGTTAGAGCTGAGGCTGCAGGTGCTCTTAAGTCTCTTTCTGCCCAGTGCAAAGAGGCTAGGCGGGAAATAGCTAATTCCAATGGTATTCCTGCTTTAATAACTGCTACAATAGCTCCTTCAAAAGAATTCATGCAAGGTGAGTATGCCCAAGCATTGCAGGAGAATGCTATGTGTGCTTTGGCAAACATATCTGGTGGTTTGTCATATGTCATCTCAAGCCTTGGTCAGAGCCTTGAGTCATGTTCTTCACCTGCTCAGACTGCTGACACACTAGGGGCTTTGGCTTCAGCTTTAATGATTTATGACAGCAAAGCAGAATCTACTAGAGCATCAGATCCTCTGGTTATTGAGCAGACTTTAGTTAATCAGTTCCAACCTCGCTTACCATTCCTTGTGCAAGAACGTACGATAGAAGCCCTAGCCAGTTTGTATGGGAATACCATACTCTCAATTAAGCTTGCAAATTCTGATGCGAAAAGGTTGCTTGTTGGATTGATCACCATGGCAACCAATGAAGTCCAGGAGGAGCTTATAAGAACTCTCCTCACACTTTGCAACAATGAAGGAAGTCTATGGCGTGCGCTTCAAGGCCGTGAAGGTGTTCAGCTGTTGATATCACTTCTTGGTCTTTCATCAGAGCAGCAGCAAGAGTGTGCAGTTGCACTACTTTGCCTTCTCTctaatgaaaatgatgaaagtaAGTGGGCCATTACTGCTGCTGGTGGTATTCCTCCACTTGTTCAAATTCTGGAAACTGGTTCTGTGAAGGCCAAGGAAGATTCTGCATTGATCCTCAAGAATCTATGCAATCACAGTGAAGATATACGTGCTTGTGTTGAAAGTGCTGATGCTGTTCCTGCACTATTATGGCTGCTCAAGAATGGGAGCCCAAATGGGAAAGAAATTGCAGCAAAGACTTTGAACCATTTAATTCATAAATCTGATACAGCTACCATCAGCCAGCTCAGTGCATTGTTAACCAGCGATCTACCTGAATCTAAAGTGTATGTTTTGGATGCTCTAAGAAGTATGCTTTCAGTGGTCCCCTTCCATGATATATTGCGTGATGGTAGTGCTGCAAATGATGCCATTGAGAccatgattaaaatattaagcTCAACTAAAGAAGAAACTCAGGCGAAGTCTGCATCAGCTTTAGCTGGGATTTTTGAAACCAGGAAGGACTTGCGTGAAAGTAACATTGCTGTAAAAACTCTTTGGTCAGTTATGAAGCTGCTAAATGTTGAGTCTGAAAACATCTTAGCAGAGTCCTGTCACTGCCTTGCTGCAGTATTTCTTTCAATTAAGGAGAACAGGGATGTGGCTGCCGTTGCTCGAGATGCAATGACTCCCTTAGTTGCACTTGCTGACTCTTCAGTTCTTGAAGTTGCAGAGCAGGCTGTATGTGCTCTAGCAAATCTTATTTTGGATACTGAAGTTTCGGAGACAGCGATTGCTGAACAAATTATTCTGCCTTCTACAAGGGTTTTACGTGAAGGAACTGTTTCTGGGAAGACTTATGCAGCAGCAGCAATAGCACGTCTACTCCATTCAAGGCAAATTGATTATGCCATAACTGATTGTGTGAATCGTGCTGGTACAGTTCTTGCTTTAGTTTCGTTTCTAGAATCTGCCAGAGGTGGATCTGTTGCCACAGCAGAGGCACTAGATGCGCTTGCTATTGTGTCAAGATCAGAAGGAGCCAGTGGTCAAATAAAACCTACATGGGCAGTTTTAGCTGAATTTCCAAAATGCATATCTCCAATAGTTTCATCTATTGTTGATGCAACACCTTTGTTACAGGATAAAGCTATTGAGATATTGTCACGACTTTGTCGTGATCAACCTGTTGTTCTAGGAGACACTGTTGCTAGTATTTCTGAATGCATACCATCAATTGCTAGAAGGGTGATCAGTTCCTCAAACTTAAAGGTCAAAATTGGGGGCACTGCACTTCTGATATGTGCAGCAAAAGTTAATCACCATAGAGTGGTGGAAGATCTTAATCAATCAAATTCTTCTACCCATCTAATCCAATCACTTGTTTCAATGCTTGGTTCTGGAGAGACTCCTTTGGCAAATCCACAAGTTGATAATGAGGATGCCATTAGCATCTGTAGGCATGCTAAAGAAGAAGCCAGGAATGGGGAATTGGATACAGGCACAGCAGTTATTTCTGGTGCTAATTTAGCTATTTGGCTACTTTCTGTCCTTGCCTGTCATGATGAAAAGAGTAAAATCGCAATAATGGAGGCTGGAGCAGTTGAAGTTGTCACTGAGAGAATCTCGCAACGTTCTTCCCAATATGCTCAG ATTGATTTTAAGGAAGATAACAGCATATGGATTTGTGCATTGTTGCTAGcaattttatttcaagataGAGATATCATCCGGGCACATGCAACAATGAAATCCGTACCAGTACTTGCAAATTTAGTGAAGTCAGAGGTGTTAGCAAACAGATATTTTGCTGCACAAGCAATGGCCAGTCTAGTCTGTAATGGTAGCAGAGGGACTCTTCTATCTGTTGCAAATTCAGGTGCTGCTGGTGGACTTATCTCTTTGCTTGGCTGTGCTGACGTTGATATAGAAGAACTTCTTGAATTGTCAGAAGAGTTTGCTTTAGTACGCTATCCAGATCAAGTTGCTCTTGAGAGGTTATTTAGAGTGGAAGACATTAGGGTTGGTGCTACTTCTCGAAAAGCAATTCCTGCCCTTGTTGATCTACTTAAACCAATTCCAGACCGCCCTGGTGCACCTTATCTGGCACTTGGGCTTCTGACTCAGCTTGCAAAAGACTGTCCATCAAATAAGATTGTTATGGTAGAATCAGGGGCTTTAGAAGCATTGACTAAGTATCTTTCTCTCAGCCCTCAAGATGCAACTGAAGAAGCTGCTACTGATCTATTAGGGATCCTATTTAGCAGTGCTGAAATTCGAAGACATGAGGCTGCATTTGGTGCTGTTAGCCAACTTGTAGCAGTTTTACGTCTTGGAGGACGAGCTGCTAGGTATAGTGCTGCTAAAGCATTGGAAAGCCTATTCTCTGCTGACCATATCAGAAATGCTGAGACTGCCCGGCAAGCTGTTCAACCCTTGGTGGAGATTCTTAATACTGGAATGGAGAAAGAGCAGCATGCTGCAATAGCAGCATTGGTTAGGTTGTTGAGTGAGAACCCTTCTAGAGCCCTTGCAGTTGCAGATGTTGAAATGAATGCAGTGGATGTTCTTTGCAGAATCCTTTCATCAAATTGTTCGATGGAGCTGAAGGGGGATGCTGCTGAGTTGTGTTGTGTTCTTTTTGTGAATACAAGAATCAGATCCACTATGGCTGCAGCTCGCTGTGTTGAGCCTCTAGTATCTCTCCTTGTAACTGAGTTCAGTCCTGCTCAACATTCAGTTGTCCGTGCATTAGATAAACTTGTAGATGATGAGCAACTGGCAGAACTAGTTGCCGCACATGGTGCTGTAATTCCTCTTGTTGGCCTTCTGTATGGTAATAATTACATGCTTCATGAAGCTATCTCAAGAGCTCTTGTGAAGTTAGGGAAAGATAGACCTGCTTGTAAGATGGAAATGGTGAAAGCTGGTGTAATCGAAAGCATACTTGATATCCTTCATGAAGCGCCAGATTTCCTGTGTGCTGCTTTTGCAGAATTGCTCCGAATACTGACAAACAATGCTACTATTGCTAAAGGACCTTCTGCAGCAAAAGTGGTTGAGCCCCTTTTCCAGTTGCTATCAAGACCTGAATTTGGGCCTGATGGACAGCATAGTGCATTACAGGTCCTTGTAAATATTCTGGAGCATCCACACTGTCGTGCTGATTATACACTGACCTCTCACCAAGCTATAGAACCGCTCATCCCACTTCTTGATTCTCCTGCTCCAGCAGTTCAGCAGTTGGCAGCAGAGCTTCTATCACATCTGCTCTTGGAAGAACATCTTCAGAGGGATGCAGTGACACAGCAAGTAATTGGTCCCCTTATAAGAATTCTTGGTTCTGGCATACATATCTTGCAACAGAGAGCTGTGAAGGCTCTCGTTAGCATTGCCCTAACATGCCCAAATGAAATTGCAAAAGAGGGTGGTGTCAATGAGTTGTCCAAAGTGATATTGCAAGCTGATCCTTCACTCCCGCATGCTTTATGGGAATCAGCTGCTTCTGTTTTAGCTAGCATTCTGCAATTCAGTTCTGAATTTTATCTGGAAGTTCCTGTTGCTGTTTTGGTAAGGTTGCTTCGTTCTGGCTCAGAGGGCACTGTGGTTGGTGCATTGAATGCTCTTCTGGTATTAGAAAGTGATGACGGAACCAGTGCTGAAGCAATGGCTGAAAGTGGTGCCATAGAGGCTCTTTTAGAACTTCTCAGATCTCATCAATGTGAGGAAACAGCTGCAAGACTGCTGGAAGTATTACTCAATAATGTGAAGATCAGAGAAACAAAAGCTACTAAAACTGCAATCGTACCACTATCCCAGTATCTCTTGGATCCACAAACCCAAGCTCAGCAGGCAAGGCTACTGGCCACATTGGCTCTTGGTGACCTTTTCCAGAATGAGGCACTCGCTCGAACTGCTGATGCTGTTTCAGCTTGCCGTGCTCTTGTTAATGTGCTCGAAGACCAACCCACAGAAGAAATGAAAGTGGTAGCTATATGTGCTTTGCAAAATCTTGTAATGTATAGCCGATCAAATAAGAGAGCAGTAGCTGAGGCTGGTGGTGTTCAGGTTGTATTGGATCTAATAGGTTCAAGTGATCCAGAAACATCCGTTCAGGCTGCAATGTTTGTTAAGCTTCTATTTTCTAATCATACCATTCAGGAGTATGCTTCAAGTGAAACTGTCAGAGCCATAACTG CTGCTATTGAAAAGGATTTATGGGCTACTGGAACTGTGAATGAGGAGTATCTAAAAGCtctaaattctttatttagCAACTTCCCCCGTTTGAGAGCCACTGAGCCTGCAACACTTAGTATTCCCCATTTGGTTACATCCCTCAAATCAGGTTCTGAGGCAACTCAAGAAGCTGCTTTAGATGCTCTTTTCCTACTCAGGCAAGCTTGGTCAGCTTGCCCAGCTGAAGTTTCAAGAGCCCAATCAGTTGCTGCTGCAGATGCAATACCATTGCTTCAATACTTAATCCAGTCTGGACCACCTAGATTTCAGGAGAAGGCTGAATTTTTGTTGCAGTGCTTGCCTGGGACATTGGTGGTGATAATCAAGCGTGGCAATAATATGAAGCAATCAGTAGGAAACCCAAGTGTTTTTTGCAAACTT